Proteins encoded within one genomic window of Prauserella marina:
- a CDS encoding YifB family Mg chelatase-like AAA ATPase, giving the protein MRLARTWSVALLGLEGRLVEIEADIGAGLPGTKLVGLPDPGLREAKDRVKAAVRNSGQRWPDTSVTLGLSPANLPKVGSGYDLGIAVAVLAASGSVPATKLLGTVLLGELALDGRVRPVRGVLPALLAARGVGYRRAVVPLESLFEGALVDGIEVAGASRLSEVVDWLRDEHQLSPPEDDPRRSRDPGAPSAGLADLADIVGQPEARWALEVAAAGGHHLLMTGPPGVGKTMLAERLPGLLPPLSDEEALEVTAVHSVDGSIEPDAPLVRVPPFVSPHHSISMAALIGGGTGLAMPGAISKAHRGVLFLDEATEYGGDRLDSLRTVLEQGEVRIARARGVVRYPARFQLVMAANPCACAPPREVDCCCTPTARRRYASRFSGPLLDRVDLRVRMRPITAMSTTLADEAESTARVKSRVLSARDRAVARWAARGWSTNAEVPGAVLRKEFALPARSTALLDKGLDSGAITARGADRCLRVAWTLADLEGADLPCGDHVAAALEFRDRRAA; this is encoded by the coding sequence ATGAGGCTGGCGCGCACCTGGTCAGTCGCCCTGCTCGGGCTGGAAGGGCGGCTCGTCGAGATCGAGGCCGACATCGGCGCCGGATTGCCGGGCACCAAACTGGTCGGTCTGCCCGACCCCGGATTGCGCGAGGCGAAGGACAGGGTGAAAGCCGCTGTCCGCAACAGTGGTCAGCGCTGGCCCGACACGAGCGTCACGCTGGGACTGTCACCGGCCAACCTGCCGAAGGTCGGCTCGGGCTACGACCTCGGCATCGCCGTCGCCGTTCTCGCCGCTTCGGGTTCGGTACCGGCCACGAAGTTGCTCGGCACCGTGCTGCTGGGCGAACTCGCCCTCGACGGCAGGGTACGGCCGGTGCGCGGAGTGCTGCCCGCGCTGCTGGCCGCGCGGGGCGTCGGCTACCGGCGGGCCGTCGTTCCCCTTGAGTCGCTGTTCGAGGGGGCGCTCGTGGACGGCATCGAGGTCGCCGGCGCGTCCCGGTTGTCGGAGGTCGTCGACTGGCTGAGGGACGAACACCAGCTCAGCCCACCGGAGGACGATCCGAGGCGGAGCCGGGATCCCGGCGCTCCTTCCGCCGGTCTCGCCGATCTCGCCGACATCGTCGGTCAGCCGGAGGCGCGCTGGGCGCTGGAAGTCGCCGCCGCCGGCGGGCACCACCTGCTGATGACGGGACCGCCAGGGGTCGGCAAGACCATGCTGGCCGAACGACTTCCCGGCTTGCTGCCTCCGCTTTCGGACGAGGAGGCACTGGAGGTCACGGCGGTGCATTCCGTCGACGGCTCCATCGAGCCGGACGCGCCGCTCGTGCGGGTGCCGCCGTTCGTGTCGCCGCATCACTCGATCTCGATGGCGGCGCTGATCGGCGGCGGAACGGGGCTGGCCATGCCCGGTGCGATCAGCAAAGCGCACAGGGGTGTCCTGTTTCTCGACGAGGCCACCGAGTACGGAGGAGACCGGCTCGACTCGCTGCGTACCGTGCTCGAACAGGGCGAGGTCCGCATCGCGAGGGCGCGCGGCGTCGTGCGTTATCCGGCCCGGTTCCAGCTCGTGATGGCGGCCAATCCGTGCGCGTGCGCGCCACCGAGGGAGGTCGACTGCTGCTGTACGCCCACCGCGCGGCGGCGTTATGCGAGCCGGTTCTCCGGCCCGCTGCTCGACCGGGTCGACCTGCGGGTGCGGATGCGGCCGATCACCGCGATGAGCACCACGCTCGCCGACGAGGCGGAGTCGACCGCTCGAGTGAAAAGCAGGGTGCTGAGTGCTCGCGACCGAGCTGTCGCGCGGTGGGCGGCGCGTGGCTGGTCGACGAACGCGGAGGTGCCCGGCGCGGTGTTGCGCAAGGAATTCGCGCTTCCGGCGCGGTCCACCGCGTTGCTCGACAAGGGACTCGACAGTGGTGCCATCACGGCACGGGGCGCCGATCGCTGTCTGCGGGTGGCCTGGACACTGGCCGACCTCGAAGGCGCCGACCTGCCCTGTGGCGACCACGTGGCCGCTGCGCTGGAGTTCCGTGATCGGAGAGCGGCATGA
- a CDS encoding FliA/WhiG family RNA polymerase sigma factor, with the protein MGDTPGTGGVSGDEAPRDGAGPKRAPGAGAPQDGGTLAVGGARKTGDPPRGESTPPRAEAAQKDESAIHALWREFAGEPSQRIRDRLVLHYAPLVKYVAGRVGTGLPTHVDVADLIQSGIFGLVDAIEKFDPDRGLRFETYAMQRIRGAILDDLRSQDWVPRVIRSRAREVERALDRLGAKLRRTPTDAELAAELGITLDELRDLYGQLRLTSVVALEDLVSAGRDSGSLVDSLPDEDAVDPAAVLVDMDNRRQLAEAIAQLTERDRVVVSLYYFESLTLAEIGKVLGVTESRVSQLHTRAVLRLRAKLVEQAGV; encoded by the coding sequence ATCGGAGACACGCCAGGGACCGGCGGCGTCTCCGGAGACGAGGCCCCCCGGGACGGCGCCGGTCCCAAGCGTGCCCCTGGGGCCGGTGCCCCTCAGGACGGCGGCACCCTCGCGGTCGGCGGCGCGCGGAAGACCGGTGACCCGCCACGGGGCGAGAGCACGCCGCCCCGGGCCGAGGCCGCCCAGAAGGACGAGAGTGCCATCCACGCCCTGTGGCGTGAGTTCGCGGGCGAACCGAGTCAGCGCATCCGGGACCGGCTTGTGCTGCACTACGCGCCGCTGGTCAAGTACGTCGCTGGCAGGGTCGGCACCGGGCTGCCCACCCACGTCGATGTCGCCGACCTGATCCAGTCCGGCATCTTCGGGCTCGTCGACGCCATCGAGAAATTCGATCCCGACCGAGGGCTGCGGTTCGAGACGTACGCCATGCAGCGCATCCGGGGTGCCATCCTCGACGATCTGCGCTCCCAGGACTGGGTGCCAAGGGTGATCCGCAGCCGCGCCCGCGAGGTCGAGCGCGCGCTCGACCGGCTGGGTGCCAAGTTGCGGCGCACGCCCACCGATGCCGAACTCGCCGCCGAGCTCGGCATCACGCTCGACGAACTTCGTGACCTTTACGGGCAGCTACGGCTGACCAGCGTCGTCGCGCTCGAAGACCTGGTGTCGGCCGGGCGCGACAGCGGATCCCTCGTGGACTCGCTGCCGGACGAGGACGCCGTCGACCCCGCGGCTGTCCTCGTCGACATGGACAACCGGAGGCAGCTCGCCGAAGCCATCGCCCAGCTGACCGAACGTGACCGGGTCGTGGTGAGCCTCTACTACTTCGAAAGTCTCACCCTGGCCGAGATCGGCAAGGTCCTCGGCGTGACCGAGTCGAGGGTGAGCCAGTTGCACACGCGAGCGGTGTTGCGGTTGCGGGCCAAGCTGGTCGAGCAGGCGGGTGTCTGA
- a CDS encoding YraN family protein produces MAPQRGKTGDPRKALGRRGEELAAEHLREQGLVILSRNWRCGEGELDIVATDRKRLIVCEVKTRSGEGYGTPAESVTDDKAARIRRLATRWLIEFKVAWCPVRFDVVAVECVAEEKPRIRHFRGAF; encoded by the coding sequence ATGGCGCCGCAACGCGGGAAAACAGGGGATCCGAGAAAAGCGCTGGGCAGGAGGGGTGAGGAGCTCGCGGCCGAACACCTCCGTGAGCAGGGGCTCGTGATCCTGAGCCGAAACTGGCGGTGCGGGGAGGGCGAGCTCGACATCGTGGCGACGGACCGGAAACGGCTGATCGTGTGCGAGGTGAAGACCCGGTCGGGCGAGGGGTACGGCACTCCGGCCGAGTCGGTGACCGACGACAAGGCCGCCAGAATCAGGCGGCTCGCGACCAGGTGGCTCATCGAGTTCAAGGTCGCCTGGTGTCCGGTGCGATTCGATGTCGTCGCCGTCGAGTGCGTCGCGGAGGAGAAGCCGCGGATCCGGCATTTCCGGGGTGCGTTCTGA
- a CDS encoding DUF2469 domain-containing protein, producing the protein MSAEDLEKYETEMELSLYREYRDIVGQFSYVVETERRFYLANAVDVQVRDGGGEVYFEVRMSDAWVWDMYRPARFVKNVRVITFKDVNVEELDKPELRLPEDGPFGG; encoded by the coding sequence ATGAGCGCAGAGGATCTGGAGAAGTACGAGACCGAGATGGAGCTCTCGCTGTACCGCGAGTACCGCGACATCGTCGGGCAGTTCTCCTATGTCGTGGAGACCGAACGGCGGTTTTACCTGGCCAATGCGGTCGATGTCCAGGTGCGCGACGGAGGCGGTGAGGTGTACTTCGAGGTGCGCATGTCCGACGCGTGGGTCTGGGACATGTACCGGCCCGCACGGTTCGTCAAGAATGTCCGGGTCATCACCTTCAAGGATGTCAACGTCGAAGAACTCGACAAGCCCGAGCTGCGGCTGCCCGAGGACGGTCCGTTCGGCGGCTGA
- a CDS encoding ribonuclease HII → MSARPAAVLRPPRAVVRGETSWALQAALDRRGLGPVAGVDEAGRGACAGPLVVAACILRPGDGARLPELTDSKLLTAAARERVYAQVVRRAVDYSIVIIPPSEVDALGIHVTNIEGMRRAVAGLATSPGYVLIDGFRVPGLPAPSVPVIKGDRVVACVAAASVLAKVTRDRIMAGLHDEHPQYGFDVHKGYTTTEHGEALTTHGPSEVHRWSYTNVALAAQAHGRRPPHKVMLTAAALQARAPVRAADDDVSQNGASADELARRGAD, encoded by the coding sequence GTGAGCGCTCGACCCGCAGCGGTGCTGCGCCCGCCCCGTGCCGTGGTTCGCGGCGAGACGTCGTGGGCGTTGCAGGCCGCACTCGACCGGCGAGGACTCGGTCCCGTCGCGGGAGTCGACGAGGCGGGCCGAGGTGCCTGTGCGGGCCCGCTCGTCGTCGCCGCCTGCATCCTGCGCCCCGGCGACGGAGCCAGGCTGCCCGAACTCACCGATTCGAAACTGCTCACCGCCGCCGCGAGGGAGCGCGTCTACGCGCAGGTCGTGCGCAGGGCCGTCGATTACTCGATCGTGATCATCCCGCCCTCCGAGGTCGACGCGCTGGGCATCCACGTCACGAACATCGAGGGGATGCGGCGCGCGGTGGCCGGACTGGCGACCTCGCCCGGCTACGTACTGATCGACGGCTTCCGGGTTCCCGGCCTGCCCGCTCCGAGTGTTCCCGTCATCAAGGGCGACCGGGTCGTCGCGTGTGTCGCGGCGGCATCCGTACTGGCCAAGGTCACGAGGGACCGGATCATGGCGGGGCTGCACGACGAGCATCCGCAGTACGGATTCGACGTGCACAAGGGCTACACCACGACGGAGCACGGTGAAGCGTTGACGACACACGGTCCGAGCGAGGTCCATCGCTGGTCGTACACGAACGTCGCGCTCGCGGCGCAAGCCCACGGCAGGCGGCCACCACACAAGGTGATGTTGACGGCCGCCGCGTTGCAGGCACGTGCGCCGGTGCGTGCCGCCGATGACGACGTGAGTCAGAATGGAGCTTCCGCGGACGAGCTTGCGAGGAGGGGCGCGGACTAG
- the dprA gene encoding DNA-processing protein DprA, with protein MISSERLARAYLSRVAEPPAPALVNFIAGHGPVEAAELIREGRATDAVLKETSARRCLDRARQDLDEAAAMGARLVTPEDDEWPAWPLLSLEVATGRGADGVAAPIALWVRGEVRLDEAACDGVAIVGARAASAYGEHTAAEFGHALAGRGMAVFSGAAYGIDGAAHRGALASGGGSTVAALGCALDVGYPAGHAALLNRIAGRGAVISEYPPGTQPAKHRFLVRNRLIAALTSGTVVVEAGSRSGARNTATTAGVLGKVVMAVPGPIGSVTSVGCHQLIREAHATLVASADEVLETVGRFGVSMPAAGSARRRRTDGLAPQALRVHEALAERRGRSPDDIATESGVPLPRVRALLPELELAGLSERCETGWRRTRNAVPNHAAERPPPRE; from the coding sequence ATGATCTCGTCGGAGCGGCTCGCGCGTGCCTACCTGTCCAGAGTCGCCGAGCCACCGGCGCCTGCCCTGGTCAATTTCATCGCGGGACACGGCCCCGTCGAGGCGGCGGAGCTGATCCGCGAAGGCAGGGCCACCGATGCCGTGCTGAAGGAAACGTCGGCCCGCCGCTGCCTCGACCGGGCGCGACAGGATCTGGACGAGGCGGCGGCGATGGGCGCGCGCCTGGTGACTCCGGAGGACGACGAGTGGCCCGCGTGGCCGTTGTTGTCGCTTGAGGTGGCCACCGGACGGGGAGCCGACGGCGTTGCCGCGCCCATCGCTTTGTGGGTGCGGGGCGAGGTGCGGCTCGACGAGGCGGCGTGCGACGGGGTGGCGATCGTCGGCGCTCGCGCGGCCTCCGCGTACGGCGAGCACACGGCGGCGGAGTTCGGGCACGCGCTGGCGGGCCGTGGGATGGCGGTGTTCTCCGGTGCTGCTTACGGGATCGACGGTGCCGCGCACAGGGGTGCTCTCGCTTCGGGAGGTGGGAGCACGGTCGCCGCGCTCGGATGCGCGCTCGACGTCGGCTACCCAGCGGGGCACGCGGCACTGCTCAACCGGATCGCCGGACGGGGAGCCGTCATCAGCGAATATCCGCCTGGCACGCAACCCGCCAAGCACCGGTTCCTCGTGCGCAACCGGCTCATCGCCGCGCTGACCTCGGGAACGGTGGTGGTCGAGGCGGGATCGCGCAGTGGTGCCAGGAACACCGCGACGACGGCGGGAGTGCTCGGCAAGGTCGTGATGGCCGTTCCCGGCCCGATCGGCTCCGTCACGTCGGTCGGCTGTCATCAGCTCATCAGGGAAGCGCACGCCACCTTGGTCGCCTCGGCCGACGAGGTGCTGGAGACGGTCGGCCGGTTCGGAGTGAGCATGCCTGCTGCCGGGTCGGCGCGCCGCAGGCGCACCGACGGCCTCGCGCCGCAGGCGTTACGGGTGCATGAGGCGCTGGCCGAACGCAGGGGCAGATCGCCGGACGACATCGCCACCGAGTCGGGCGTCCCCTTGCCGCGCGTGCGGGCTCTGTTGCCCGAACTGGAGCTGGCGGGCCTCAGCGAACGGTGCGAAACCGGTTGGCGCCGCACGAGGAACGCTGTTCCGAACCATGCGGCGGAAAGGCCACCGCCGCGGGAATGA
- a CDS encoding tyrosine recombinase XerC: MASCSARGTTTRGSASAPGRIDLARVRAALPPAAAGLLDRYERHLGVERGLSSHTVRAYVGDVTSLLGFLHDVDSDADSPEQRSRGAGDRAGATEGLDVSVLRAWLATQRAEGRSRTTLARRAASARTFTAWAQREGALAADAGARLAAPKPHRTLPDVLRPDQAGDVMRNSGIGAAEEDPVAVRDHAMVEMLYATGVRVSELCGLDLADIEFDRRVARVLGKGNKERMVPFGQPADHALRTWLERARPSLANGTSGTALFLGARGRRVDPRTVRRVVHDAVDTVPGAGRLGPHGLRHSAATHLLEGGADLRSVQELLGHATLATTQLYTHVTVERLKAIHDRTHPRAQ, from the coding sequence ATGGCGTCATGCTCTGCTCGCGGAACGACAACACGGGGGTCGGCTTCGGCGCCAGGTCGCATCGACCTGGCGCGAGTCCGGGCCGCGTTGCCGCCCGCGGCGGCGGGGTTGCTCGACAGGTACGAACGCCATCTCGGCGTCGAGCGCGGCCTTTCCTCGCACACGGTGCGCGCCTATGTCGGCGACGTGACCTCGCTGCTCGGCTTCCTGCACGACGTGGACTCCGACGCTGACTCGCCCGAGCAGCGGTCGCGCGGTGCCGGCGACCGGGCGGGCGCGACCGAAGGATTGGACGTGTCCGTGCTGAGAGCCTGGCTTGCCACTCAGCGTGCCGAGGGCAGGAGCCGCACCACCCTCGCTCGCAGGGCCGCCTCGGCGAGGACGTTCACCGCCTGGGCCCAGCGGGAGGGCGCGCTCGCGGCTGACGCGGGTGCCAGACTTGCCGCGCCGAAACCGCACCGCACCTTGCCCGATGTCCTCCGCCCCGACCAAGCGGGGGACGTGATGCGCAATTCCGGTATCGGAGCGGCCGAAGAGGACCCGGTTGCCGTGCGCGACCACGCGATGGTCGAGATGCTTTACGCGACCGGAGTCCGGGTATCAGAACTGTGCGGGCTCGATCTTGCCGACATCGAATTCGACCGAAGGGTCGCCCGCGTACTAGGGAAGGGAAACAAGGAACGAATGGTGCCCTTCGGGCAGCCCGCCGATCACGCGCTCCGTACCTGGCTGGAACGGGCGCGCCCCTCACTGGCGAACGGGACATCGGGCACGGCCCTCTTCCTCGGTGCCAGAGGCAGGAGGGTCGACCCGAGAACCGTGCGGCGTGTGGTGCACGACGCCGTGGACACCGTTCCCGGAGCCGGTCGACTAGGCCCACATGGACTGCGCCATTCGGCTGCCACGCACCTGCTGGAAGGCGGCGCGGACCTTCGCAGCGTTCAGGAACTGCTCGGTCACGCTACGCTTGCCACGACCCAGCTCTATACCCACGTGACCGTCGAGCGGTTAAAGGCGATCCATGACCGAACCCACCCCCGTGCCCAATGA
- a CDS encoding M23 family metallopeptidase, with translation MNTTHPKRRRAPTPLTAATLTVLAALAVVFTPAVLAPAGAGQPGRPVADPRFSWPLSPSPVVSRPFDPPGHAYGPGHRGVDLAAKENQEVLAAGAGLVLYAGDLAGRGVVSIEHDGGLRTTYEPVSPRVAVGDQVHQGQVIGTVVAGHAGCATAVCLHWGVRRVTEYLDPLRLVRTGTALRLKPWAGVDAGEP, from the coding sequence ACCCACCCCAAACGCCGCCGCGCTCCGACACCGCTGACCGCCGCCACGCTGACCGTGCTGGCGGCACTGGCGGTGGTGTTCACCCCGGCCGTCCTCGCCCCCGCGGGTGCGGGGCAGCCAGGGCGCCCCGTCGCCGATCCCCGGTTTTCCTGGCCTCTGTCACCGTCGCCCGTAGTGAGCCGCCCCTTCGACCCGCCAGGCCACGCGTACGGGCCGGGCCACCGGGGAGTCGATCTCGCGGCGAAGGAGAACCAGGAGGTGCTGGCCGCCGGCGCCGGGCTCGTCCTGTACGCGGGCGACCTCGCCGGCAGAGGGGTGGTGTCCATCGAGCACGACGGCGGACTGCGCACCACCTACGAACCCGTTTCACCGCGGGTCGCCGTCGGCGACCAGGTTCACCAGGGGCAGGTGATCGGCACGGTCGTCGCGGGGCACGCGGGGTGCGCCACGGCCGTGTGCCTGCACTGGGGTGTCCGCCGTGTCACCGAATACCTCGACCCGCTGCGGCTGGTGCGCACCGGCACCGCTCTGCGGCTCAAACCGTGGGCGGGAGTTGATGCCGGGGAACCTTGA